The Anomalospiza imberbis isolate Cuckoo-Finch-1a 21T00152 chromosome Z, ASM3175350v1, whole genome shotgun sequence genomic interval AGTTGGTAGCAGTTGTATTTCTGTCATTAAACATTCTCCTCAAAGCTCAATGTCTGACGTATCTGAAACATCAACTGTAGAACATACCCAACCAAGTCGTATACAAAGCAACTGTAGAAGTCCCGAAAATAAGTTCCAGATTATAAAGCAGGAGCCTATTGAATTAGAGAGAGAGCCAAGGGATGACAGAAGTTCATATAAAGCGTCCATATATCCAAACTACATGGGAGCTACCTTTAATGTATACTCACATTCTCCTCCTCTCTTGCAAGTTAATAGGTCCTCCAGTAATTCCCCGAGAACGTCAGAAACTGATGATGGTGTAGTCGGAAAGTCATCTGATGGAGAAGATGAACAGCAGGTTCCTAAGGGTCCAATTCATTCCCCAGTTGAACATAAAAATGTTCATGCAACAGTTAAAGTTCCAGAAGTGAATTCTTCAGCTTTGCCTCACAAACTTCGAATCAAAGCCAAAGCCATGCAAGTTAAAGTGGAAGCAATGGATAATGACTATGATGCAACGCAGAAGTTGTCGTCACCCATTGACATGTCCTCAAAAAGACATTTTGAGCTTGAAAAACATGGTGCACAAAACTTGGTGCATTCTTCTCACACTCCTTTCTCGGTTCAAGTGACTAATATCCAAGACTGGTCACTTAAACCAGAACTCTGGCATCAGAAGGAACTCAACGTTAAAATTCAGAGTGGTTGCAAAACTGGAGTTGTTGAAATAAAAGACAATATATACAATGTCTCTGAGTCAGAGAATCTCTATTTGAAGCAGGGCATAGCAAACTTATCTGCAGAGGTTGCTTCACTTAAAAGACTTATAACCACACAAATCTCTGCATCAGACTCTGGTTAATTTACTACTGAAAAAAAGCTTATTGTTTCAAAGGATGTCATTTGCAGTAGATCAATATGTTTTGTATGATGCTGAATTTTCACTGGACTTGTGATGTCATTTCACTGTAATGTTCACATAATGTCTGATTGGTGTCTTTTTGTGCACAAATTATTATGAAGACTAGGTTGTGCTATGATCACTATGCCTTGAGTATAGTCAAGTAGCCTGTACAAAGGCTGTATATAGTGgactttaatttcttttgttctaCTACAAAGCGTGCAAGTTACCAGTTACAATAAAATATTGGTGACAAACATAGAACATCTACTCCAGTTCAGTTGATTTTATGAACTTGTAAATAAGTTGTTAATTAAAAACTGGGTTTTTTCTTACACTGTGCTCAACTTCACTTACATTTTTGGTTTTTGCAGCCTAACAACCAAATTACAATTTACAACATGTGTGATCCTTCTGGCCACCTTTTTCCTTAACATGTTTTTTAGAAGAGAATTAAAGTGAATATTTATACATGAAACAGTACCAATTTATAGCCTTAGCCTTCTTTAACTTATTTCTTAGTAGAAATTAACCAAAAGCCCTGCAAATTCTAACCCAGTAACTAATATCAACAACCTTGATTTTCTCCTTCAATGTCAAATGAGACAGTAATGAGTTTCCTGGATGTTTTAGTGTGACAAACAATTTTTCAATATTATTACTTGGTGTTTTAGGTGAAATTAGTTAAGTCAGATTTGTGCATCTGCAAAGTTTTCAGAGCCTTGCAGTGGCACAACTGGACAGCCCCATCTCTTCCAAGGGGTCGCTTGCATCTGCAAGGGGTGCAGGCATGGAAAGTCAACCCCTCTTGCATACCAGCATTCTGTCCATGGCAGACCATGGGCCACCTGTACATGAAGTATAAGGCTACTGGATTTGTAAACTCTGAGCTCAGCTAGGTAAATACTTACACAAAGGCTAGGCAATAGCAGTTGCAGAGTTGAAGATCATCTACTATTTTAGTTCCCTGAATGGGACATAATGCAATTATGCATGAAGTAAGTCTTGCCA includes:
- the NFIL3 gene encoding nuclear factor interleukin-3-regulated protein; translation: MQLRKMQTLKKEHGPVDTSSNVDKIMVLKSTLAEVSEELSTNEDVLLTEASSGKSKSSACRRKREFIPDEKKDAMYWEKRRKNNEAAKRSREKRRLNDLVLENKLIALGEENATLKAELLSLKLKFGLISSAAYAQEIQKLSSSTTVYFQDYQSSKSNINSFVDEHEPSIVGSSCISVIKHSPQSSMSDVSETSTVEHTQPSRIQSNCRSPENKFQIIKQEPIELEREPRDDRSSYKASIYPNYMGATFNVYSHSPPLLQVNRSSSNSPRTSETDDGVVGKSSDGEDEQQVPKGPIHSPVEHKNVHATVKVPEVNSSALPHKLRIKAKAMQVKVEAMDNDYDATQKLSSPIDMSSKRHFELEKHGAQNLVHSSHTPFSVQVTNIQDWSLKPELWHQKELNVKIQSGCKTGVVEIKDNIYNVSESENLYLKQGIANLSAEVASLKRLITTQISASDSG